From the genome of Vicia villosa cultivar HV-30 ecotype Madison, WI linkage group LG2, Vvil1.0, whole genome shotgun sequence, one region includes:
- the LOC131646498 gene encoding histone H2A.2-like has product MDANTKVKKGAGGRKGGGPRKKSVSRTVRAGLQFPVGRIGRFLKKGRYAQRVGTGAPVYLAAVLEYLAAEVLELAGNAARDNKKKTISPRHLCLAVRNDEELGKLLAGVTIAYGGVLPNINPVLLPKRTESAASSSKSPSKAKKSPKKA; this is encoded by the exons ATGGACGCAAACACAAAGGTGAAGAAGGGAGCAGGAGGAAGGAAAGGCGGCGGACCGAGGAAGAAATCCGTATCAAGAACCGTCAGAGCTGGTCTTCAGTTCCCCGTCGGAAGAATCGGCCGGTTCTTGAAGAAAGGCCGATATGCTCAACGTGTTGGTACCGGTGCTCCTGTTTACCTAGCGGCTGTTCTTGAGTATCTTGCTGCTGAG GTTCTTGAGTTGGCGGGAAATGCGGCACGTGATAACAAGAAGAAAACGATTAGTCCGAGACATTTGTGTTTGGCTGTGAGGAATGATGAAGAGCTTGGGAAGTTGCTGGCTGGTGTTACTATTGCTTATGGTGGCGTTCTTCCTAACATCAACCCAGTGTTATTGCCGAAGAGGACTGAAAGTGCTGCTAGTTCTTCTAAGTCTCCTTCCAAGGCCAAGAAATCTCCAAAGAAGGCTTAG